A region of the Scatophagus argus isolate fScaArg1 chromosome 6, fScaArg1.pri, whole genome shotgun sequence genome:
GAAAACTGGGAGACTCCTAATTTTGCTCAGGCTTTTTAATAATGTCATCTTTTGCTCTGGAAGAAAGCAAAGTCTCTTGATCTTTGTTCCCTGCTTTCTCTTTTGGACTTTGGATCACATATCAACTGCAAAGGCTGACACATGGGATGAAGGGATTATTTCCAGTGTGGTTgagctgtgttttcttctcagcCCATTGCAGCCCTGATTACATATATTTGTATGTAGGTCCCTGGCTGCAGTTCTTGGCTGTGATTTTGGTGTGAGGAAATCCACCGCTAAGCTGTTTACATAGATGGAGCAAGTGCTTGCTCAGTTGCCCCTAAATGAACTGCTGAGACTGGGTCATTGAGGAAGTAGGAAAGGAAAAACTTTGAATACAGATCTCTCCCACACCTCTGTACCCTATCCATACTAGTGTTTCTTATTTAATGAATGAGTTCACTCATATTACCTTGTAGTTCTCCCAGTTCCGAAAGAAGTTAACAGAGCCATCTCTCCTTCTTTGTAACACAGTCCATCCTCCATTGTCAAGGCCATGTTCACACCAGGCTTGGATCAGCCGATCACTGCCGTCTGTCTTGAGCAGGTACATCCCACTGGTGGTGTGGCCTGCTTGTCGCACATGGTAACAGTCCCTGAAGGGACCTGTGATTGGAAGgataagacaaaaaaatagtTGAATAAATATTGTGCCAGTGGctctgattttaaaatgtttgatatgTGAAGAAATCCTTATTGCAATATCATTGTTCTCCACAGAATATTGTCATATTGCAGTGTGCATATCATTAACATTCTTAATGTTCTTCACCACAAtagtattttgttatttgtttgctttttttcatctctttcacGTGACCACAACAAAAGCTCCAATAAGAGCCCAATATAACATCAAGTCAATAGAGATTATATATCTATATCATTTGTTAGACTCTTGATTCCTACTAAATTAATCCAGTGTCAGAATTATAGTTTCAGGCTCCTGAACAAATATAGCATACTGCAGCTTGAATTGAACgtgatggtttttttttgtacttgcATATGTAAAAGTCATTATCCTCAGTCTGAGGGCTCTAGGTGACAAGGGAAATAGGGAGAGAAAGTGGGGGTCCCATGGTTTGAGGGGATGTATTATTTTGGTCACATTCTTTGGAAAATATCTCTTTTTGCCCAGAACACATTGCAGTCTAAgtttacacaaacatgcatgtggaCACTTAAATTGTTAAATGAATATTCACCTTGGTTTAGTCTTCAGATGAAGCTGTGTGGTAGCATTGCACCCAAAGCTGAAGTTGCTGAACCTAAACTTGCGTATCCCCTCTGTTTTCCCCCAGTGAGAATTTATATTGATCCAGTATGAAtatcagcattgtgtgtgtgtgggggggctcCAGGACTTGAAAGTTAGTTTTCTTAGCTGAGTGTAGCACATATGGACCCAGTGTAATGCCCCAGCACAAGCTTGtattcttttctcttctttacaTTGCTAATGAACCTACATATTAGACAGTGTATTAGTGGTCTTTAAAGGCTTGGTTTTGTGATGAggctttgtttatttatctttctGATTTAAACACCCAGCATCTATTGCAAAGtacacattcattcatgtgtatttaattttaaatttgctaTAATGATTTGATAAATGATACCTGGCCTTTTCTCTAGTGGCAAGTAGCAATGATATCTAAACTAGAGTCTTTAAGTGCTGGAGATTTAGATATCCGATTTAATTAGATATGGGAGAAACTATTTGTCGCCTCATCATTCTTATGTGAACCATATTATATTAACTTGCTAAGTGACTCCATGTCAGTCTTCAAACAagtcttcttttatttcccatTTTGTCTGGGGGATGTTATGAATGATTTCATCCATTTCACCATCTGGTTGTATAACCCCTGTCAACATTCCCCGCCGTAGTCTAATCGCCAGTCATAATACAGCAGCCCTGACCAATTTTTGGGAGCCATTTCCAAGTAGCGTTCTAACCTTGCAAATTGGTTTCATATTGGAGATGATCTTTCTCAGTTGTCAGACTTAGTCAGTCTCTGAGAAATGTACAGAGGAGCCTAATCTTTCTTGGAGAATtttatctgctttgttttgtctgggGATCTGAGAATTGATCGACTAGTCCATCAGTTGGGTGATCTGTTTGActatgctttcattttttgcatAGACTGAATGTAAATCTGACTAACGCCTTGCAGTAATGTATATTCCTGTTCTCTGAAGTCTTTTTCATGCTGTTCAAAGGCGCAATCTACATTCTACTAATTTAATACATATGTTTAGTGCAGTGCAGCCAATGCAGACAGTCAAGTGGGAATCACAGGAATGTATGATTTCACTGCCTCTGTAGCATGCCAAGTTTGAGCCAACTGTGCCTCAGCAATAGCAACTGTTGTGAGGTTATGTTTTGAATTGCAGTCTTTTGGTAATTGTACTTTAATAGTTATGTGACCAATTAATTTGCAAAAATGCTAAGTAACTGACAATTCATTATaaggacattttgttttccctcactttctgtctgctgaTAAGTCACTGGATCCTTGACTATTTTTCAGTATTTGGTCATTTATTCTCTCGTCAACCCCTGCCACTTTAAAAATCAGTACATACCATCAGAGGTAAGTGTTCCCTGTGGTGGCGGAGGTTCAATCCCAAGTGGGCTTGCAGTCGGGGAGTCCATTCGTGATCCTCTGGCAAAGGCCCGGTTGTTATTGTCCCTCTGTATCTCATTGGTGAAACGATTATTGACTGGTATATTCTGCGGTACCACCTGCACTAGTGGGGGAACTACGGGCAGCTCACTGCGTCCCAGTGTCCTTAGACACTGCTCCTCCAGGGCAGAAATGAGAATAGACTGGTTGTTGACCACCCCAGCCATTGTGGCAAACCGGGCCTCCAGCTCCTTATATCTTGAAGCCAGTCGCATCATCTCAGATGTCACATTGAGGACGCGGTTCTCCAGCTGGGCTAGCTCCAGAGAGTTGTCTCTTTTCCTAATGATCTCATGCAGCAGCTGCATATAAAGTTGGGTCACCCTGGAGTTCatgtttctgctctctttcctcAGCAGCTTCATCTCATTCACCAAGTTGCCATCCACATCCACCACCAGCTGCAGCGTCTCAATCTCACGCCGCTGTTTGTTGAGAACCTCTCGCACATCTGCAATATCCATACGCGtcactctgtctttgtctggcTCAGGGCCTGTGGTACTGGCACAGATTGGACCTGATgacaaattaattattaaagagATCAACAAGAAGCTAAGGAATGGTTACATAAAGATATCCATGTTATAACAGTTTATTACAAAAACAAGTCATGCTTTGAACCTGTGATTCTCTGCTCGGGTACAAGGAAGGTGTAGGAACACTTTTTGGCATCAGGGTTTAGGGGGGCCCTTTTACTCCTGTGGAGAGAAGGCTCTTTGGTCCTCCGGGCTTCCCTGGAGCTCCTGCAGTAACTTTCCTCCCACAGGGAAAGGCAGAGTAGAGCACACAGGCTCCACATCAGTCCTTGCATTGCTGTTGGCTGGTTAGATcaatagatggatggatattgCTGCTCCCTCCAAGTCCCCCCGGACCTCCCTGCAATAATACCAAGACCTTATTATTTGGGACCCTGAAGCAGATACTTTATTTGTTGACAAAGGCTAACAAAGGGAATTTAAGCAGCATGGGTGTTGATTGTACAGATTTAATGAAAAGGTATTTGACAGTTTTCCAAATATTCACAGacaatctgtaattttattggAAGGTGTTCATTATGTGTGCAGTAGCAGAGCTGTCAGGTCATTATTCTAAATActgttgctttctgtctctgttagTTACCCTGCTGAGAGACTTACTTTTGGTTTCTCCCTGTTAGAagttctgctgtgtgtctggTGGCTGTGCTTTATCTTTGGGACCTGCCTTCTTTACTCAGGGAAGCAGATTATTCTTGTCAGGAAGCTCCCACCTTCTTGTCTTGCGTAGTATGTACCTTAATGACCCCTTTCAGTTGCAGCGATAATTCGAGTAACCCTTTTAAGAAATCCAGGAACTCAGCTCGAGTTAATGGGTCATACTGTAGTTTTTGCTGTTGAAACAGTCACTGCCCCTAACAAGATAAAGTTCAAAGGCCCTGTAACTCATGGTTTCCACCTGTCTCAGTGGCAGATTTGTCCAACACAATGTATGACTTCTACAGCTGTTTTATAGCGTTCAGGCTTTCAAACAACAGGTGGTATCACTAAGAATCAATTTTTGGAAAaatttgagatttttctttttctttaaactttaaaataaaccGTATATATGAACAACTGACGTTATTGTCCCCTGCAACGATGTTGCCTACTTGCAGTACCCAGGCCCTGTGTGCCTCCCGTATGATGCCATTGTGGTTCTACAGGAATTCTGGCATTCCTGTCACTTGGAGCAATGTCAAGAGGGAACAGCATTATAACTAGCACTAAAGATCTATAAAGTATTCCTCCACTCTTGTTGCTATGCCTAAGGTTGTGTATTGATTTATATGATTGAGTATTGTGTGTGCACAACTACTTGGAGACGTTCTTCATTTTCGTGGTCGTGTTTTTCCAGCAGCCGTTGTATCTAACAGCGTAACCAGGTACTGTATCCTTGCTCTTCTCTTCCAAATTCCAAATGATTGGCTTTCTACAATTGTTGTGAACTCCATAAACTTAGCTCCACACCTCCTAAGCCCGAACAGGCAGCACTGCATCTATCTGCTATCACCTCTCTTttcccatctctttctcttcatccttctccttctctgcccaGGAGCCTGATTTTCTCCTGGGTGGTGGTTTTCAGTACTGGGGCCTAGCCTCTTTTGTGGAACCACAGCATATCAAACACATTCCAGGGATCGTGGAGAGGTCACCAGTGTGTTGTGAAGGTACAAGTGTTTTACAGTGTTTCCTCAGAACAAGCAGAGCGACTCCTTTTTTCTGTATCAACAGACCATTACTAAACACTGCTGAAGTGCCTGGGGACCTGGTAGCTATTGAgtggaaaacataaaatgatcaCCTTTGGGAGTAAAACATTATGTGTACAGATTTGCTCTCATGTGCTATGTTTGCAGTAagtaggttgttttttttctttccttttttttgctGTAGATTGGGAAATGTGCAGCCACCTTTGACCAACCATATTGGTTTAGAGAGATGGAGGGGATATTATGCTAACAGTAACTCACATCTGACTCTTTTCGGATTTAACAACAACAGAAGCTGCAAATAAAAAGTCAGCAGTCCATACATGTGTTATAAGACAATACATGGCTATATCTTAACACGCTGCTTTTAAAACTGACCAGACTGAATGTGATTTTAGCTTACAATGGAAGCAAAGTGCAtttctttgtgagtgtgtgtgtgttcatgcatacACGCTTGTGTTGTTGAGTTGAAGTCCAGAAATAAGTATCTATCAGCTCAGATGCTCAGATGTTCAATTATGGCATGAATGAGCACGAATGTTCCCTTTCATGTGGAGTACTATTGAGTTGAAAATGCATTGTGGATTACTCCAGAGAAATGTTGCTTACATTCTGAACTTAGAAGAGCACAAAGCTACATGCACAGGTACTGACTACAGAAACCAAACAAGGGAAGGAGATGAGGAGCGACAGGCTGGAAGACtgaaacaaagcacagagaTGTAAAACAATAGCACAGTAGTGGTTTAAAGATGAAATGGGCTAATAGAAAGTGGGTCATGACCCTGTTTCCTTTCCTGATGAGGCATCATGAATATATCTTGAGGCAGAGCCTCTACTGGATGAATTACCTCCTTTAGTCTTGAAAAATGTGCACTATCTGCCTGTTCTTGAGtactttctttcctcttcactcGCTCAGTTTTGTCTTCCTTCCCCTCATTTCTCTCCAGGTTTTCTTTTGGTTACAGCTAAGCAGAAGATTGCAAAGACATATTAAGTCTCGGACTTTCAGAAATAGAGCAAATAGTAATATCAGAAGCTAATTTTCTTCTTAATATAAAGAGGATTTGATCAAGTTCTTGTTGGTTTAGCTGTACCAACAAACAGCTGTGGTAGAAAGGATTTGAAGATAACTCCGTCTGCCTTTATATTTTGGCAGCAGCATAAGCTGATGCTCACTCTGCTAATAGTTATTAATAGTCAGGAGACATATGACAGTGGCTTTTTAATGGTCCCCCcccagtctgtctctctgtgtgagctatggtttcatttatttttatggttGTTATTGGAACAGTCTAGGGACATACAACAGTTATATGTAGCTGACTTCCTTTACTCCTTTTACCATGCACTCTTTCATCCAGCTGggagtgattttcagttgaATACGACACAATCATGTTACTGTTTAAGCCCATTAAACTAACTCTGTCATCTTCTAAaggcaaatatatatatatatatatatatatatatatatatatatatatatatgcttgTGGTTTTGTTCACATTGTTTGTTGTCTCATTACAGTATAAGGCTCTTATCTGTGAGAATGTAGTACTTTACAGCTTTACTTTGACTTGAACAGTAGATGTGACTCTCTCAGGCCAAAGGCtttggtttatttatataataataatgaaagctTAATAGCACACTGACAGATCTCACTACTGCTTCATGTCACGCACCACTGCACATGAATGCAGTTATTTTTCACCCCATATGGAGCtatatttgtgtacatttttatacaCAGAAAGTGCAAAGTGATGTGGGATATCATCAGCTCAGCTGTGCTCTCCAATGTTGTTGGTTTACTCAATGAAATCCACAGCTGGCTAACTATTTTCCATTTACTTTGGCTTGCTTTAATTATGTACACTCCATAGTCACTctggagttgtgtgtgtgtatatatagcgAGAACACTGGCTTTCATCTACCTTAGTTTTCTGTTGTACATGAATGGCAAAAAAATCCttttctgcatgtctttggagAGGAAACGATCAGAGAACTCATTAAGAAAGACTGCTGCTTACATTACTGCTAACGCAGAACAAATTTGTTTTGCCTTGTTGGTTAAACAGCATAATGGATGTTGGTTGTTACCTCAGAAAGACAGCCATATGTCACACTTTTGGCTTCAAGTTACGCTGTGTGCTTTGGCAAAAATCCTCCAGGACTGCACATATCATTTTGTGAACTGAGGTAAGGCAAAATACTTAATACAACAATTGGAATAAACTGCTTTCATGGAAAACTGGCTCTCTGCAAGTCTCTCTTTGGGATGAATCCCATTAAAGTCActtcatacagtatgtgttatACTTTTAACAGACATTCAGTTCCCAGCCAACTAAAATGTTGTATACAtcagtcctgcaataaatccaACCTTCAAAACGacacacaagtaaacacacGGCCACAAGTAAATCCTCATTAATGACCATACATTTGATCAACACCTTAGTTTcaacagtttaaacaaaaactgaacttatAACCCTCATGAAGATAGAATTTATTGCATTACTATGCATCATATGTAACAGAGTCTTAAAAGGCAGTAGTAATGAAGTCATACTTTATCAGTGTTTCCTGATGCTTCACGCTCACACTGAATACAAGCCGGGAGAATCTGCTGTGATCTTCTACTACATTTGGTAAAGTGCACTGGACTGTTCATCCATGTGTTCGCTAAGGAACATGAACTAGAGCCCATGAGAAggtcaaattaaaaattttgtcttttaactgtTGTGTGGGTTCCTGAGCTCCCGCTCACCGTGTGTCTCCTGCAGTGATTTGCCAGTTCTGATGTGTCGGTTTGTAGCCTGATGGATTATAGTTCAACAAACGGGGGAGAAACGCTTGGACACTCCTCCATCTGGTCATTAGACTTTCCCACATCAAGTCCAAAATGCCCTAAAATGCACAACATATCACCTCTGGTCAgaacaaaaagtgaaatgaaaaaacaaaaagaccagAGAGGAGTAGAGAAAAGGGATTGGATTTGGAGAGTATCAACAATAAACAGCAGCTATGTTTTACATGAGAACATGGCCAGATCTACTGCTGGTACACAGCTGGACACTTTCCCAGCATCTCATCAATACTTTATTTCACTAGCCACCTTTTTTGTTAATGGAGCTCATTTACATGACCACTTCGTCCCTCAAagccacagcagacagctgGGATCAGCTCCAGCCCCCCACGACCCTGCAAAGGATAAGCAGGCATCAATGATGgtttgatggatggatggatggatggatgaatgttaATGCTTGCTAAAGCGATTATTTGCAGATGCACAGATGGAAAACAGCTAAGTAAAACCATTTTACTGGTTTGCAATAAAGGATCAAATATCGAAGTTGTGAGGTTATCAAGGCCATGCGGTGGAGAGATGAACACAGCATGAGTGGGGAAGCAGTAAAAGAACTGacattataaaacatttaatgaaaacaaaactacaatGCAAAGTGCTAAACTCTAAAAACAGtgctaacaacaacaaggaaaaaCTCATAAAAGCCTCATCAACAAAACTGAAGAAGCCATATAGAGAAAAAATACTGCTGCCACAGTGAAGCAGGAAATACACTGTCTTACAACATTAATGGTGTTGTTTTATATCTCCTCATTAAACAGATGATGTTGGAAAtattaaaagagaaataatgaTGGATAGAAAGCACTAGAATAGGATTTTGTCTAGATTCAGTAAGTGTGACTGGAGCCTccctttaaaattaaaaaaatgaaggatGAGGTGGAAAAACGAAGGGGCTGCATTTGATAAAGTGGTTCTGTTTAAGAAGACATTAGCCTGTGGTTAGAATACATCCAGCTCCAATAAACCCATAAGTGGTTCATGCCTCTTGCTTTTTGGTTGCTTGGTTGTCTACCTTCATGACGCTACATTACTGAGGAGGGAGCCCCCAAAAACTCCCCGAGGCCCCACGGCCCCCatctgttttccttcttctgtAGTGAAACTCTAAACATGTGGGCTGATGTTGGGGTCAGAGGTCTATATGTGGGATTAGGCTGGAGCCCCACCCTTCCTCTACCtcacccaccccaccctcccccATCCCTCCGCTCCACAACCCCTGCTATCAATCGGCCTTTGTGGAAAACGGGTtcccccttcttcttctctttgcacaacacacacataaatgcacaaacCTGCCATTCTTACATTCAGGGTAATCAGGGGAACTGAGTTCACATAAGGCCATCCCTCTTCATCTGCTATACTTTGTCAAGATAAGCACTCTCAACCCTCCAACACCCTCCTCCATCACTCCACGACACTCATCCTCTTACCTCCCCCCACCGCcgagaaaacacacacagcctactCCTCACTGCCAACACAACTCTCCTTGTATGCACACTCACATTGATATATGCAAGAATAATGTTAATTCTTGTGTAGCAACATCCAAGCAGTTGACATCATCTTAAAGCAGTGCTTACCCC
Encoded here:
- the angptl1a gene encoding angiopoietin-related protein 1a, whose product is MQGLMWSLCALLCLSLWEESYCRSSREARRTKEPSLHRSKRAPLNPDAKKCSYTFLVPEQRITGPICASTTGPEPDKDRVTRMDIADVREVLNKQRREIETLQLVVDVDGNLVNEMKLLRKESRNMNSRVTQLYMQLLHEIIRKRDNSLELAQLENRVLNVTSEMMRLASRYKELEARFATMAGVVNNQSILISALEEQCLRTLGRSELPVVPPLVQVVPQNIPVNNRFTNEIQRDNNNRAFARGSRMDSPTASPLGIEPPPPQGTLTSDGPFRDCYHVRQAGHTTSGMYLLKTDGSDRLIQAWCEHGLDNGGWTVLQRRRDGSVNFFRNWENYKKGFGNIDGEHWLGLDNIYNLGKQGDYKLMIELEDWTGKKVYAEYSSFHLEAESEGYRLRLGTYQGNAGDSFSSHNGKQFTTLDRDKDAFSGNCAHFHKGGWWYNACGQTNLNGVWYSGGVYRSKFQDGIFWADYGGGYYSLKSVRLMIRPID